In the genome of Planctomycetota bacterium, one region contains:
- a CDS encoding helix-turn-helix transcriptional regulator → MDALEGFFEAARAAMADQRLNYDSLGELAGLNGSTVNRVLRGLQRPSADTVQRLALALGLLSPFGTNESVGEAEAVYRTRLAAAVEAACEVLTPYPQLVAVLRRILALSPQQRSGVFAFLGLAQPPTGNPPDERPAQAATSPTSPP, encoded by the coding sequence ATGGATGCGTTGGAGGGGTTCTTCGAGGCGGCCAGGGCGGCCATGGCCGACCAGCGCCTCAACTACGACAGCCTCGGCGAACTCGCCGGCTTGAATGGCAGCACGGTCAACCGCGTGCTCCGAGGCCTCCAGCGCCCGAGCGCCGACACCGTGCAGCGGCTCGCCCTCGCCCTGGGCCTCCTCTCCCCGTTCGGCACCAATGAGTCGGTGGGCGAGGCCGAGGCCGTCTACCGCACGCGCCTCGCCGCCGCCGTCGAGGCCGCCTGCGAGGTCCTCACGCCCTATCCCCAGCTCGTCGCCGTCCTCCGCCGCATCCTCGCCCTCAGCCCCCAGCAGCGCAGCGGCGTGTTCGCCTTCCTCGGCCTCGCCCAGCCACCCACGGGGAACCCGCCCGATGAGCGCCCCGCGCAGGCTGCCACCTCCCCCACCAGCCCCCCGTGA
- a CDS encoding VRR-NUC domain-containing protein — translation MSRHKIVPIEAIIGRARAGRRDERHEELVNACLTVLNVTRLGGERIFAWRNDTGIVRDADGRVRRRYGTAGAGDILAVLPPLGRLLVVEVKTGSGRVSAKQRDFHARIIERGGLVFGCRDDVGELQAFLAWLRHQAAGKDAR, via the coding sequence ATGAGCCGCCACAAGATCGTCCCCATCGAGGCCATCATCGGCCGGGCGCGTGCCGGCCGCCGCGACGAGCGGCACGAGGAGCTGGTCAACGCCTGCCTCACGGTGCTCAACGTCACGCGGCTCGGCGGCGAGCGCATCTTCGCCTGGCGGAACGACACGGGGATCGTGCGCGACGCGGACGGCCGCGTGCGGCGACGATACGGCACGGCGGGCGCCGGCGACATCCTGGCCGTGCTGCCTCCGCTCGGGAGGCTCCTCGTCGTCGAGGTCAAGACGGGCTCGGGGCGCGTGTCCGCGAAGCAGAGGGACTTTCACGCCCGCATCATCGAGCGCGGCGGCCTCGTGTTCGGCTGCCGCGACGACGTGGGCGAGTTGCAGGCGTTCCTGGCCTGGTTGCGGCACCAAGCCGCAGGAAAGGATGCCCGCTGA
- a CDS encoding putative metallopeptidase codes for MAVEYEFCPGEVVVFCEAVRNQWHQRLDGARIAWVFRSKAARHAGKAVLGTSRKLSALHALLTLGPAGDRGGFDLAVVLAKDLWDTLSVDKRRAIVDHELCHFDLDGEGGFLLRPHDLEDFVEVVQRHGLQWREQVAYAQACQQRTLEFANAAREADAE; via the coding sequence ATGGCCGTGGAATACGAGTTCTGCCCTGGCGAGGTCGTGGTGTTCTGCGAGGCGGTGCGCAACCAGTGGCACCAGCGCCTCGACGGGGCGCGCATCGCGTGGGTGTTCCGCTCGAAGGCCGCGCGGCACGCGGGCAAGGCGGTGCTGGGGACCTCGCGGAAGCTGAGTGCCTTGCATGCCCTGCTCACGCTCGGGCCGGCGGGGGACAGAGGCGGATTCGACCTGGCCGTGGTGCTGGCGAAGGACCTGTGGGACACGCTCTCCGTGGACAAGCGCCGCGCAATCGTGGACCACGAGCTCTGCCACTTCGACCTGGACGGTGAAGGCGGCTTCCTGCTGCGGCCGCATGACCTCGAAGACTTTGTGGAGGTTGTGCAGCGGCACGGCCTGCAATGGCGCGAACAGGTCGCCTACGCGCAGGCGTGCCAACAGAGAACACTGGAGTTTGCCAACGCGGCGAGAGAGGCGGACGCGGAATGA
- a CDS encoding S49 family peptidase has protein sequence MPTDAANVGTPAGLVELFGSQAWAMEPKALTAFVCNVARLYAASPAVEGDRVEQAREAARAPRVAGSVDGATAVVRLNGPILKNGNWVLEYFGIQYVSTVAVGRVLRELDARPDVGQIVLWIDSPGGTVEGTQELADLIAEVRETTPVLAYISDTGASGAYWLASQANSIEANDTALVGSIGVYSVMTDWSRLYEEAGVKVHVIRSTPLKGAGYPGDKVSDAQIADGQRIVDALAAKFIEAVAAGRGLTLEAAQAVAVGTVWLAAEAQEKGLVDGVSNWAEFLPRVVAGGAAGTSTQEAGSMAGEQDKKALQPYTAGELQAAYPEQVAALCKEAASAAVAAERERCSGIVKAQVSSSDEQTRLALGAIEKGQTVAEADSAMKGAELERLRKGGAKAVGASDGDSPSEPGGDSEAAWKAAWGKNAELRAEFGGDEVAYLAYCKAKKEGSFRVR, from the coding sequence ATGCCGACTGATGCAGCCAACGTGGGAACACCGGCCGGCCTGGTCGAGCTGTTCGGCTCGCAAGCGTGGGCGATGGAGCCGAAGGCTCTGACGGCGTTCGTGTGCAACGTGGCGCGGCTCTACGCCGCGTCGCCGGCGGTGGAGGGGGATCGCGTCGAGCAGGCGCGCGAGGCGGCGCGGGCTCCGCGAGTGGCGGGCAGCGTGGACGGAGCGACGGCGGTAGTGCGGCTGAACGGGCCGATCCTGAAGAACGGGAACTGGGTGCTGGAGTACTTCGGCATTCAGTACGTCAGCACGGTGGCGGTGGGGCGCGTGCTGCGGGAGCTGGACGCCCGGCCCGACGTGGGGCAGATCGTGCTGTGGATTGACAGCCCCGGCGGCACTGTGGAGGGGACGCAAGAGCTGGCCGACCTGATCGCGGAGGTGCGCGAGACGACCCCTGTGCTCGCCTACATCAGCGACACGGGTGCGAGCGGGGCGTACTGGCTGGCCAGCCAGGCCAACTCCATCGAGGCGAACGATACGGCCCTGGTGGGGAGCATCGGCGTGTACAGCGTGATGACCGACTGGAGCCGGCTCTACGAGGAGGCTGGCGTGAAGGTGCACGTGATTCGGAGCACGCCGTTGAAGGGGGCGGGGTATCCTGGCGACAAGGTGAGCGACGCTCAGATCGCGGACGGGCAGCGGATTGTGGACGCGCTGGCCGCGAAGTTCATCGAGGCCGTGGCCGCCGGCCGGGGGTTGACGTTGGAGGCGGCGCAGGCCGTGGCCGTGGGGACCGTGTGGCTGGCCGCCGAGGCGCAGGAGAAGGGCCTGGTGGACGGCGTGAGCAATTGGGCAGAGTTCCTGCCGCGCGTGGTCGCCGGCGGAGCTGCCGGAACCTCAACACAGGAGGCAGGAAGCATGGCAGGCGAGCAGGACAAGAAGGCCCTCCAGCCGTACACGGCGGGAGAGCTGCAGGCGGCCTATCCCGAGCAGGTGGCCGCGCTGTGCAAGGAGGCCGCGTCCGCTGCGGTCGCGGCGGAGCGCGAGCGGTGCTCGGGCATCGTCAAGGCGCAGGTGTCGAGTTCCGACGAGCAGACGCGGCTGGCTCTGGGCGCCATCGAGAAGGGCCAGACCGTGGCGGAGGCCGACAGTGCGATGAAGGGGGCGGAGCTGGAGCGGCTGCGCAAGGGCGGGGCAAAGGCCGTGGGCGCGAGCGATGGCGACTCGCCGAGCGAGCCTGGCGGCGACAGCGAGGCCGCGTGGAAGGCCGCGTGGGGGAAGAACGCCGAGCTGCGCGCCGAGTTCGGCGGGGACGAGGTGGCGTATCTCGCGTACTGCAAGGCGAAGAAGGAGGGCAGCTTCCGCGTGAGGTGA
- a CDS encoding phage terminase large subunit family protein, with translation MRGSAHPGLDRSAVLAALRPPRRVLPSEWVGDNRRLTRDSSPEPGPFRLDRTPYWREPLDKFADPFVRKITAVTATQVGKTDGLMANTVGWAVDVDPAPGVYGMPRDPDIAYLLRERFRKSFEVSPGFRRHLDPASWISLTDQVMSFDTMPLYFLSAASPAALASKPARYAWLDEVDKWPRFSGREADPVSLILERTKNFHDRKIVQCSTPTLKSGYIWVEFEASQRHEYWVPCAHCGRYQLLTWNHLKFSETERDPKRIEDERLAWCECEHCHGRIGDTQKPAMLLGGRWVPEGCEIDASGNLVGEVVPASHVGYHLSAIYSPWVTFSQIVAEFLRSKDAPEKLMNWRNSWMAEPWEERGASLSDEQLLVHVGNYERGTVPTAVQVLTAAVDVHDPGHPFRVVVRGWGHAEESFLVVEAEAESWQAVEELVCVREYPRTSGGERLRVVMAGIDARYRTNEVYEFCRAWSEIVRPVFGQPGYRMSAPFKPSVIDYHPRKGRVVRNGLVIWHVNTDYYKDKLLALMSQPVPTDPGYFWLCSGVTDGYAKEMAAEHRVPKADRHGRTRMVWEVKYRGVGNHAWDAEVYDLAIADMAGALNLPRQDGAWSADIAPHRGEEGEPFVRRGGGWWDATR, from the coding sequence ATGAGAGGCAGCGCCCATCCTGGCCTCGACCGTTCCGCCGTGCTGGCGGCGCTGCGGCCTCCGAGGCGTGTGCTGCCGTCGGAGTGGGTGGGCGACAACCGCCGCCTGACACGGGACTCGTCGCCCGAGCCCGGCCCGTTCCGGCTGGACCGCACGCCGTACTGGCGGGAGCCGCTGGACAAGTTCGCGGACCCGTTCGTGCGGAAGATCACGGCGGTGACGGCGACTCAGGTGGGGAAGACGGACGGGCTGATGGCGAACACGGTGGGGTGGGCTGTGGACGTTGACCCTGCTCCTGGGGTGTACGGGATGCCCCGCGACCCCGACATCGCGTATCTGTTGCGCGAGCGCTTTCGGAAGAGCTTCGAGGTGTCGCCTGGCTTCAGGCGTCACCTCGACCCCGCCTCGTGGATCTCGCTGACCGACCAGGTGATGAGCTTCGACACGATGCCGCTGTACTTCCTGTCGGCCGCGAGTCCTGCGGCCCTGGCCTCGAAGCCTGCGCGGTATGCGTGGTTGGACGAGGTGGACAAGTGGCCGCGGTTTTCGGGGCGCGAGGCTGACCCCGTGTCGCTGATCCTGGAGCGGACGAAGAACTTCCATGACCGCAAGATCGTGCAGTGCTCGACCCCGACCCTCAAGAGCGGCTACATCTGGGTCGAGTTCGAGGCGAGCCAGAGGCACGAGTACTGGGTGCCGTGTGCACACTGCGGCCGCTACCAGCTGCTCACGTGGAACCACCTCAAGTTCTCCGAGACGGAGCGGGACCCGAAGCGGATCGAGGACGAGCGGCTGGCCTGGTGCGAGTGCGAGCACTGCCACGGGCGGATCGGCGACACGCAGAAGCCCGCGATGCTTCTGGGTGGCCGGTGGGTGCCTGAGGGGTGTGAGATCGACGCGAGCGGGAACCTGGTGGGCGAGGTGGTTCCCGCGTCGCACGTGGGGTATCACCTCTCGGCGATCTACTCGCCGTGGGTCACGTTCAGCCAGATCGTCGCGGAGTTTCTGCGGTCGAAGGACGCGCCCGAGAAGTTGATGAACTGGCGGAACTCGTGGATGGCCGAGCCGTGGGAGGAGCGGGGCGCGAGCCTGAGCGACGAGCAGCTCCTCGTGCACGTGGGCAACTACGAGCGGGGGACGGTGCCGACGGCGGTGCAGGTGCTCACGGCTGCGGTGGACGTGCATGATCCAGGGCACCCGTTCCGCGTGGTGGTGCGCGGGTGGGGGCATGCGGAGGAGAGTTTTCTGGTGGTGGAGGCCGAGGCCGAGAGCTGGCAGGCGGTCGAGGAGCTGGTGTGTGTGCGGGAGTATCCGCGGACCTCGGGCGGCGAGCGGCTGCGCGTGGTCATGGCGGGCATTGACGCCAGGTACCGCACGAACGAGGTGTACGAGTTTTGCCGGGCGTGGAGCGAGATTGTGCGGCCTGTCTTCGGCCAGCCTGGGTACCGCATGAGCGCTCCGTTCAAGCCGTCGGTGATTGACTACCATCCGCGGAAGGGGCGTGTCGTCCGCAATGGCCTGGTGATCTGGCACGTGAACACCGACTACTACAAGGACAAGCTCCTGGCGTTGATGAGCCAGCCTGTGCCGACGGACCCTGGGTATTTCTGGCTGTGCTCGGGGGTGACGGATGGGTATGCGAAGGAGATGGCCGCGGAGCACCGCGTGCCGAAGGCCGATCGACACGGCCGCACGCGCATGGTCTGGGAGGTGAAGTACCGCGGCGTGGGCAACCACGCCTGGGACGCCGAGGTGTACGACCTGGCGATCGCCGACATGGCGGGGGCTCTGAACCTGCCTCGGCAGGATGGAGCGTGGAGCGCCGACATCGCTCCGCACAGGGGGGAGGAGGGCGAGCCGTTTGTCCGCCGCGGCGGCGGCTGGTGGGACGCGACGCGGTAG
- a CDS encoding prepilin-type N-terminal cleavage/methylation domain-containing protein produces MWTRRQVRGFTLVELLVSVGLTALLSWGVVTLYSAACRLAATATLEAELTANGRAALDLICRDLMQAAGPEVGYLCIEAEEPWATVRFVAPTLTVGAAHVAYQVRDLGPGRERMLCRCLKRPVTSAEIPADGDYNEVSPLGVNVEELTVEHVGLSGSLERGGNTWQGAAARYPRSVLVTVRVADARRGVSLVVSSGAVLLASGF; encoded by the coding sequence ATGTGGACGCGACGACAGGTGCGCGGCTTCACGCTGGTGGAGCTGCTGGTGAGCGTGGGCCTCACGGCGCTGCTGTCGTGGGGCGTGGTGACGCTGTATTCGGCGGCCTGCCGCCTGGCGGCGACCGCGACGCTGGAGGCGGAACTGACGGCGAACGGCCGAGCCGCCTTGGACCTGATCTGCCGCGATCTGATGCAGGCGGCCGGTCCCGAGGTGGGCTACCTGTGCATCGAGGCCGAGGAGCCGTGGGCGACGGTGCGGTTCGTGGCGCCGACGCTGACCGTGGGTGCGGCGCACGTGGCCTATCAGGTGCGCGACCTGGGGCCGGGCCGCGAGCGGATGCTGTGCAGGTGCCTGAAGCGGCCGGTGACGTCGGCCGAGATCCCCGCCGACGGCGACTACAACGAGGTGTCGCCCCTGGGTGTGAACGTGGAGGAACTGACGGTGGAGCACGTGGGGCTCTCGGGCTCGCTGGAGCGCGGAGGCAACACGTGGCAGGGCGCCGCGGCGCGATATCCACGGTCGGTGCTGGTGACGGTGCGGGTGGCCGATGCCCGCCGCGGCGTGAGTCTGGTGGTGTCGTCCGGGGCAGTGCTGCTGGCCTCGGGGTTCTGA
- a CDS encoding Mu-like prophage major head subunit gpT family protein, with product MGLERLGVRGIIGRYYRTLQERTVAAWATLISVLQPSDQELETYEATGMVPPLSERQGGLKLGGVREFTWTIHNRKFQTGVTIPRDWLRRDKTGQIMRRIDELAIRGIQHWTKLISDLIAAGGATTIYDGAYFFAASGAPHSAGSSGSQINDLTANEVAALNVGTAAAPTAGEMASAILNTISYMMGYKDDQGEPVNADATNWLVLCPKGAIYASALEAMQPLLLNQAGEVLRNQFRVQVAVDPRSAETVKFYLFRTGDEVAPVIRQEETAAELEVLAEGSDRWVEDDEALFKLQASRNVGFGQWESAARCTLS from the coding sequence ATGGGACTGGAACGACTCGGGGTTCGCGGGATCATCGGGCGGTACTACCGCACGCTCCAGGAGCGGACGGTGGCGGCCTGGGCGACGCTCATCTCGGTGCTCCAGCCGAGCGACCAGGAGCTGGAGACCTACGAGGCGACGGGGATGGTGCCGCCGCTGAGCGAGCGGCAGGGCGGGCTGAAGCTGGGCGGGGTCCGCGAGTTCACGTGGACCATCCACAATAGGAAGTTCCAGACGGGGGTGACGATCCCTCGGGACTGGCTGCGCCGCGACAAGACGGGGCAGATCATGCGCCGGATTGACGAGCTGGCTATCCGGGGCATTCAGCACTGGACGAAGCTCATCAGCGACCTGATCGCTGCGGGCGGTGCGACGACGATCTACGACGGCGCGTACTTCTTCGCGGCGAGCGGTGCGCCGCACTCGGCCGGGTCGTCGGGGAGCCAGATCAACGATCTCACCGCGAACGAGGTGGCGGCCCTGAACGTGGGCACGGCTGCGGCCCCGACCGCCGGCGAGATGGCGAGCGCCATCCTGAACACCATCTCGTACATGATGGGCTACAAGGACGACCAGGGCGAGCCGGTCAACGCGGACGCGACGAACTGGCTCGTGCTGTGCCCGAAGGGCGCGATCTACGCCTCGGCGCTGGAGGCGATGCAGCCGCTGCTGCTGAACCAGGCGGGCGAGGTGCTGCGGAACCAGTTCCGCGTGCAGGTGGCGGTGGACCCGCGGAGTGCCGAGACCGTGAAGTTCTACCTGTTCCGCACGGGGGACGAGGTGGCGCCGGTGATCCGTCAGGAGGAGACGGCTGCGGAGCTGGAGGTTCTGGCCGAAGGCTCCGACCGCTGGGTCGAGGATGACGAGGCCCTGTTCAAGCTCCAGGCGAGCCGGAACGTGGGCTTCGGGCAGTGGGAGTCGGCTGCCCGCTGCACGTTGAGCTGA
- a CDS encoding AAA family ATPase, giving the protein MLADRYRPEAWTDVAGNERAVRSVARLTMEAAETGESLVLLLSGPPGVGKSSLAALVAKTLGAPAVCIETVASGCCDKTRVEGIAEEFAHTSLYGSGWRVAVVEECDKMSDGAFSLFLTLLETLPRKRAVVFTSNLPPDRLYLGGDELQRRRWGAFLSRAYGIVFTNKGLARDGNGRPGPAARRLHWIAQKEGARKSLDWCADLLTRCEGNLRMAIHQLRLEA; this is encoded by the coding sequence ATGCTGGCCGACCGTTACCGACCGGAAGCGTGGACCGACGTGGCGGGGAACGAGCGGGCCGTCCGCTCCGTGGCCCGCCTCACGATGGAGGCGGCGGAGACGGGCGAGTCGCTCGTCCTTCTCCTGAGCGGGCCGCCAGGCGTGGGGAAATCCAGCCTGGCCGCCCTGGTGGCCAAGACCCTCGGGGCGCCGGCCGTGTGCATCGAGACCGTCGCCTCAGGCTGCTGCGACAAGACGCGCGTGGAGGGGATCGCCGAGGAGTTCGCCCACACGTCCCTCTACGGGAGCGGCTGGCGCGTGGCCGTCGTGGAGGAGTGCGACAAGATGAGCGACGGGGCGTTCAGCCTCTTCCTCACGCTGTTGGAGACCCTGCCCAGGAAGAGGGCCGTCGTTTTCACCAGCAACCTTCCGCCCGACCGCCTCTACCTGGGCGGCGATGAACTCCAGCGGCGACGATGGGGCGCCTTCCTCTCGCGAGCCTACGGGATCGTCTTCACCAACAAGGGCCTGGCGAGGGACGGGAACGGGCGCCCAGGACCTGCGGCCAGGCGTCTCCACTGGATCGCACAGAAGGAAGGGGCAAGGAAGTCCCTGGACTGGTGCGCCGACCTGTTGACACGCTGCGAGGGCAATCTGAGGATGGCGATCCACCAACTCAGGCTCGAAGCCTGA
- a CDS encoding phage portal protein, translated as MSKAAATPNWLDRAIGWISPQRGLDRMAARYAAAAFHRGAGTDRPRKGWLTAGGSPDEDILGDLPALRARSRDLVANNPIARAIVHGINRYVVGSGLVPFPQMDNGVLGISDAEAEKLQDAAEALWDEWCPLADLEGHETFYGLTALADWAELESGEALLLRHQRPDGAGRVKTRWQVVEADRLAQPDGEKETGAFRSGIRTDADGVPVEYLIKKTHPGDTLDGVAKRGDYERVPARDEQGRPNVVHLYSRRTRPGQRRGLPLLAHCMTDLKDIGEYLEAELVGARVQACQALIVKGRKPATSARGATGSVDATTGSRIQTIEPGRIIYTDSDDDVVPFNPTRPSQLITPFAELLLKRIGASIGIPYEVLLLDFWRRSWSSARAALLSARIGCYLPRRSWLIRSFCQVAWEAMLEEAFLAGEWELPLERQSDFYKFKAAICRCTWVGPAFGWVDPEKELKAVELGMKLGLDTWQLAASELGHHWLDLAWQIKREQRIRRTLGLPTPGMQPGMAEAQGTPSGDRSDRTDPQEESRDAD; from the coding sequence ATGAGCAAGGCCGCAGCAACGCCGAACTGGTTGGACCGTGCGATTGGCTGGATTTCGCCGCAGCGCGGCCTGGATCGCATGGCGGCGCGCTACGCGGCCGCCGCCTTCCACCGCGGGGCGGGCACCGACCGGCCTCGCAAGGGCTGGCTCACGGCGGGGGGGAGTCCCGACGAGGACATCCTGGGCGATCTGCCGGCTCTGCGGGCGCGGTCGCGGGACCTGGTGGCGAACAATCCGATCGCCCGGGCCATCGTGCATGGGATCAACCGGTACGTCGTGGGGAGCGGCCTGGTGCCGTTTCCGCAGATGGACAACGGTGTGCTGGGGATTTCGGACGCGGAGGCCGAGAAACTCCAGGACGCGGCGGAGGCGTTGTGGGACGAGTGGTGTCCTCTGGCGGACCTCGAGGGGCACGAGACGTTCTACGGGTTGACCGCTCTGGCCGACTGGGCGGAGCTGGAGAGCGGGGAGGCGCTGCTGTTGCGGCATCAGCGGCCTGACGGGGCGGGCCGCGTGAAGACGCGGTGGCAGGTGGTCGAGGCGGATCGGCTGGCGCAGCCTGACGGCGAGAAGGAGACGGGGGCCTTCCGCTCCGGCATCCGCACGGACGCCGACGGCGTGCCCGTCGAGTACCTGATCAAGAAAACGCACCCTGGCGACACGCTGGACGGCGTGGCGAAGCGGGGCGACTACGAGCGGGTGCCAGCCCGGGACGAGCAGGGCCGGCCGAACGTCGTGCACCTGTACAGCCGGCGGACGCGGCCTGGCCAGCGTCGGGGCCTGCCGCTGCTGGCCCACTGCATGACGGACCTGAAGGACATCGGCGAGTATCTGGAGGCGGAGCTGGTGGGCGCACGGGTGCAGGCGTGCCAGGCGTTGATCGTGAAGGGGCGGAAGCCTGCGACGAGCGCGAGGGGTGCGACGGGGAGCGTGGACGCGACGACGGGGAGCCGCATTCAGACCATCGAGCCTGGGCGGATCATCTACACGGACAGCGACGACGACGTGGTGCCGTTCAACCCCACGCGGCCGAGCCAGCTCATCACCCCGTTCGCGGAGCTGCTGTTGAAGCGGATCGGGGCGAGCATCGGAATCCCGTATGAGGTGCTGCTGCTGGATTTCTGGCGGCGGAGTTGGTCGAGCGCCCGTGCGGCGCTGCTGAGCGCTCGGATCGGGTGCTACCTGCCGCGGCGGAGCTGGCTGATCCGGAGCTTCTGCCAGGTGGCGTGGGAGGCGATGCTCGAGGAGGCGTTCCTGGCTGGAGAGTGGGAGCTGCCGCTCGAGCGGCAGAGCGATTTCTATAAGTTCAAGGCGGCCATCTGCCGCTGCACGTGGGTGGGGCCTGCGTTCGGCTGGGTGGACCCTGAGAAAGAGCTGAAGGCGGTCGAGCTGGGGATGAAGCTCGGGCTGGACACGTGGCAGCTCGCGGCGTCGGAACTGGGGCACCACTGGCTCGACCTCGCGTGGCAGATCAAGCGGGAGCAGCGGATTCGCAGGACGCTGGGGCTGCCGACGCCTGGGATGCAGCCTGGGATGGCCGAGGCTCAGGGGACGCCGAGCGGAGATCGGAGCGACCGCACTGACCCGCAAGAGGAGAGTCGGGATGCCGACTGA
- a CDS encoding ParB N-terminal domain-containing protein has protein sequence MAKKAAREAVILPVNLLEPTDSLRHTDSELDALATSFRRIGMLHPIVVSDRQRCRVVAGHGRLAAAKRAGLTHVPVLIAPDLDDPDRKLLARLDENLHRKPFSPSEIADISARLRPVLEAEAVQRQKATQMAGKDRDGKPKTFGSTKLVPPKPPQPRVQRQVADAVGVSHGTLDKIEAMREAAKRDPATYGHLLELADKTSVHRAFCEFQRLQAHDRKHEAPSNDGEPGTASGEAGPAPQPATAEPPPAGHPDLRAARVKGVLRGVETTLAGVLDSVKYAWSLSGGAIEPSVLADARAKCRQVVLALGGEVTWE, from the coding sequence ATGGCCAAGAAAGCCGCCCGCGAGGCCGTGATTCTGCCCGTCAACCTGCTCGAGCCGACCGACTCGTTGCGGCACACCGACAGCGAGCTCGACGCCCTCGCCACGTCGTTCCGCCGCATCGGGATGCTGCATCCCATCGTCGTCAGCGACCGCCAGCGCTGCCGCGTCGTGGCGGGCCACGGGCGCCTGGCCGCGGCCAAGCGGGCCGGCCTCACGCACGTGCCCGTGCTCATCGCACCCGACCTCGACGATCCCGACCGCAAGCTGCTGGCCCGCCTCGACGAGAACCTGCATCGCAAGCCGTTCAGCCCCAGCGAGATAGCCGACATCAGCGCCCGCCTGCGCCCCGTGCTCGAAGCCGAGGCCGTCCAGAGGCAAAAGGCGACGCAGATGGCGGGCAAGGACCGCGACGGCAAACCCAAGACCTTCGGCAGTACCAAATTGGTACCACCGAAGCCGCCGCAACCCAGGGTGCAGAGGCAAGTGGCCGACGCGGTCGGCGTGAGCCACGGCACGCTCGACAAGATCGAGGCGATGCGCGAGGCGGCGAAACGCGACCCCGCCACCTACGGCCACCTGCTCGAGCTGGCCGACAAGACGAGCGTGCATCGCGCCTTCTGCGAGTTCCAGCGCCTCCAGGCGCACGACCGCAAGCACGAGGCGCCGTCGAACGACGGCGAGCCTGGGACGGCCAGCGGCGAGGCGGGTCCCGCGCCACAGCCGGCAACCGCGGAGCCGCCTCCCGCCGGCCATCCCGACCTGCGAGCCGCACGGGTCAAGGGCGTGCTCCGAGGCGTCGAGACCACGCTCGCCGGCGTCCTCGACAGCGTGAAGTACGCCTGGTCGCTCAGCGGCGGCGCCATCGAGCCGAGCGTGCTCGCCGACGCGCGGGCCAAGTGCCGCCAGGTCGTGCTCGCCCTCGGCGGAGAGGTGACGTGGGAATGA